In Xiphophorus maculatus strain JP 163 A chromosome 15, X_maculatus-5.0-male, whole genome shotgun sequence, the following are encoded in one genomic region:
- the LOC102217556 gene encoding heterogeneous nuclear ribonucleoprotein Q isoform X4 yields MMSADLATDHVNGNGTEEPMETMATVTRSEHFQALLDSGLSQNVAEKLDELYVAGLVAHSDLDERALEALKEFNEDGALQVLVQFKESDLSHVQNKSAFLCGVMKTYRQREKQGTKVSPASKGPDEVRIRELLDRTGYTLDVTTGQRKYGGPPPDAVYAGPQPTVGTEIFVGKIPRDLFEDELVPLFEKAGPIWDLRLMMDPLSSLNRGYAFVTFCAKESAQEAVKLCNNFEIRPGKHIGVCISVANNRLFVGSIPKSKTKEQIVEEFSKVTEGLSDVILYHQPDDKKKNRGFCFLEYEDHKTAAQARRRLMSGKVKVWGNLVTVEWADPIEDPDPEVMAKVKVLFVRNLANGVTEEILEKSFSQFGKLERVKKLKDYAFVHFEERDGAVKALEELNGTELEGEPIEIVFAKPPDQKRKERKAQRQAAKSQMYDDYYYYSPQPHMPLPSRGRGRGGRGGYGFPQDYYSYEDYYDYYGYDYHNYRGGYDDPYYGYDDFQAPGRGRGSGRGPRGGASPVRGRGGAGAPRGRAGFSQRGVGPGPGRGGRGPRGGVAAARGRGGVRGARGGRGGNVGGKRKADGYSQPDSKRRQTNSQNWGSQPIAQQPLHCGDHAGNYSGYKSDNQEFYQDSFGQQWK; encoded by the exons ATGTCTGCAGATTTGGCCACAGATCACGTGAACGGGAACGGCACCGAGGAGCCCATGGAAACCATGGCAACCGTGACCCGCTCCGAACATTTCCAGGCTCTGCTGGACTCCGGCTTGTCGCAGAACGTAGCTGAGAAGCTGGACGAGCTTTATGTAGCAG GCCTGGTGGCTCACAGTGACCTGGACGAGCGCGCCCTGGAGGCTCTGAAGGAGTTCAACGAAGACGGGGCGCtgcaggttctggtccagttcaaGGAGAGCGACCTATCCCACGTCCAG AATAAAAGTGCCTTCCTGTGCGGGGTGATGAAGACGTACCGGCAGCGGGAGAAGCAGGGCACCAAAGTGTCTCCAGCCTCCAAAGGTCCAGACGAGGTGCGGATCCGGGAGCTGCTGGACAGAACCGGCTACACGCTGGACGTCACCACGGGCCAGAGGAAGTACGGCGGCCCGCCGCCAGACGCCGTCTACGCCGGGCCGCAGCCCACAGTGGGAACCGAG ATCTTCGTGGGGAAGATTCCCCGCGATCTGTTTGAAGACGAGCTGGTTCCTCTCTTCGAGAAGGCCGGGCCCATCTGGGACCTGCGGCTGATGATGGACCCGCTCAGCAGCCTGAACCGCGGCTACGCCTTCGTCACTTTCTGCGCCAAAGAGTCCGCCCAGGAGGCGGTCAAGCTG TGCAATAACTTCGAGATCCGGCCCGGCAAACACATCGGCGTCTGCATATCTGTGGCCAACAACAGGCTGTTTGTCGGTTCCATACCCAAGAGCAAAACCAAGGAGCAGATCGTGGAGGAGTTTTCTAAGGTTACAG AGGGTCTCAGTGATGTCATCCTCTACCACCAACCCGACGACAAGAAGAAGAACCGCGGTTTCTGCTTCCTGGAGTACGAAGACCACAAAACGGCGGCGCAGGCCCGGCGCCGGCTCATGAGCGGAAAGGTCAAGGTCTGGGGCAACCTGGTGACGGTGGAGTGGGCCGACCCCATCGAGGACCCCGACCCGGAAGTTATGGCCAAG GTGAAGGTCCTGTTTGTGAGGAACTTGGCCAACGGCGTCACAGAGGAGATCCTGGAGAAATCCTTCAGCCAGTTTGGGAAGCTGGAGCGAGTGAAGAAGCTCAAAGACTACGCCTTCGTCCACTTCGAAGAGCGGGACGGAGCCGTGAAG GCGCTGGAGGAGCTGAACGGGACGGAGCTGGAGGGAGAGCCCATCGAAATAGTTTTTGCCAAACCGCCTGATCAGAaaaggaaggagaggaaagCCCAGAGACAAGCTGCCAAGTCCCAAAT GTATGATGATTATTACTACTACTCGCCGCAGCCCCACATGcccctcccctccagggggcGGGGCCGCGGTGGCCGGGGGGGCTACGGCTTCCCCCAGGACTACTACAGCTACGAGGATTACTACGACTACTACGGCTACGACTACCACAACTACCGCGGCGGCTACGACGACCCCTACTACGGCTATGACGACTTCCAGGCCCCGGGCCGGGGGCGGGGCAGCGGCAGGGGCCCGAGGGGTGGAGCCTCGCCGGTCAGAGGTCGCGGCGGCGCCGGGGCTCCCCGAGGCCGGGCCGGCTTCTCGCAGCGCGGCGTCGGGCCCGGGCCGGGCCGCGGCGGGCGCGGACCAAGAGGAGGCGTGGCGGCGGCGCGCGGGCGCGGCGGGGTACGTGGTGCGCGGGGCGGCCGCGGTGGAAATGTGGGAGGAAAGCGGAAAGCTGACGGCTACAGCCAGCCAGATTCCAAGCGCCGCCAGACCAATAGTCAGAACTGGGGCTCCCAACCCATTGCTCAGCAGCCGCTCCACTGCGGGGACCATGCTGGTAACTATTCCGGGTACAAATCTGACAACCAGGAATTTTATCAGGATTCTTTTGGGCAGCAGTGGAAGTga